The Streptomyces kanamyceticus DNA segment GGCGATCATCGTGATCGGCGGCATCGTGGGCGGCGTCATGCGCATGGCGGGCATGGGCCAGACCAAGCGCCCGCAGCGACAGGTCGCTGGCTCCGAGAGCTGAACCGCTCGTAGGGGATCGGCGTACGCCAAGAGGCGGTCCGGCAAGTCGCCGGGGCCGCCTCTTGCGCGTCCGCCTCTTGCGCGTCCGCCTCTTGCGCGTCCGCCCGCCGGGCGACGGCACCTCGCGCGAGGCAGAATGCACGGGTGACCGCCGAAACCGAGAGCGCCGAGCCCGCCGTCCTGACCCGCCTGCTCGTGCCCGCCGGTGTGCTCGCCTCGGTCGTCGGGGCCTTCGTCTACGTCGGCGCGGTCGACCCGAACGAACCCGGCCACTACCCCGCCTGCCCGCTCCTGCGCCTCACCGGCATCTACTGCCCCGGCTGCGGCGGTCTGCGCAGCGCCCACGCGTTCATCCACGGCGACTTCGCCACGGCGCTCGGCGCCAACGCGATGGCCGTCGCCGGATACGTCCTCTTCGCCGT contains these protein-coding regions:
- a CDS encoding DUF2752 domain-containing protein; the encoded protein is MTAETESAEPAVLTRLLVPAGVLASVVGAFVYVGAVDPNEPGHYPACPLLRLTGIYCPGCGGLRSAHAFIHGDFATALGANAMAVAGYVLFAVLWTVWAIRTARGKPLRIELGPVQLWSVGALIAVFTLVRNLPFGSWLHP